One genomic window of Methanosarcina acetivorans C2A includes the following:
- a CDS encoding ABC transporter substrate-binding protein, which produces MRHMTKLLMITVLVVYLLLSGCIQPSANTMEPPTSAEDNQVQKLVIGTTNKVEDTNINDYCFGIFLRQMSHQALVTISADGDIVPELATSWNTSDLKTWTFHLVDNATWHDGKPLTAQDIKFTMDYRKKNDPNWKSVFGDLLSVEAPDNRTVIMTLDKPDFNFLMNLAVYRILPEHVYKKVEDPKKFNTPDAWIGTGPYVLKSFDKATGLLHFEAYDQYWGSAPAIDQIDIRYFANTDTMILAFQKGEIDVPYAYATGFSPFYMPKLLNDEDIGIMIQKNGGITNVLWFNENKTYFDSKVFRQAVSYAIDYEEMKNIFTAGYGSIPDAGLVPQGTLYYKETRTLAYDVNKSRDLLDAAGFKDTDGDGFREALGGKKFQPVLSTRSDMADNVRAVEMLKKYLNAVGIDVQLKVMDRTSFSNSLDFDKTHEMALTRTTYWGMQMCAGYGSGYIDQRFYGWSMVNDSKFQTIVDQLTSTIDKDKRKALAGQIQDYYADEMPAIAVYNMDIIQPYNKNYAGWVYNPYNGVLNYDTLFSLHKV; this is translated from the coding sequence ATGAGGCACATGACAAAGCTATTGATGATTACTGTTCTGGTTGTTTATCTCTTGTTATCAGGATGCATACAGCCGTCAGCAAATACGATGGAGCCACCGACCTCTGCGGAGGATAACCAGGTCCAGAAACTGGTCATCGGAACCACCAACAAGGTGGAAGACACGAACATTAACGATTACTGCTTTGGGATTTTCTTACGTCAAATGTCCCATCAGGCGTTGGTGACTATCTCCGCGGACGGGGATATCGTGCCCGAGCTTGCCACATCATGGAACACCTCGGACCTGAAAACCTGGACGTTCCACCTAGTCGACAACGCCACGTGGCACGATGGCAAGCCGTTGACAGCGCAGGACATCAAGTTCACCATGGACTACCGAAAAAAGAATGATCCAAACTGGAAATCGGTATTTGGCGATCTTCTTTCGGTAGAAGCTCCCGACAACCGGACGGTAATCATGACTCTGGACAAGCCAGACTTCAACTTTCTCATGAACCTTGCTGTTTACCGGATATTGCCCGAACATGTCTACAAGAAAGTCGAGGACCCTAAGAAGTTCAATACTCCGGACGCATGGATCGGCACCGGCCCTTATGTGCTCAAAAGTTTTGACAAGGCCACCGGCCTTCTGCACTTCGAGGCTTACGACCAGTACTGGGGTTCGGCTCCAGCCATTGATCAGATCGATATACGCTACTTCGCCAACACAGATACCATGATACTTGCGTTCCAGAAGGGAGAGATCGACGTCCCGTACGCCTACGCGACGGGTTTCAGCCCTTTCTATATGCCCAAGCTGCTCAACGATGAAGATATTGGCATAATGATCCAGAAGAACGGTGGCATCACTAACGTGCTCTGGTTCAACGAGAACAAGACATACTTCGACAGTAAGGTCTTCCGGCAGGCCGTCAGCTATGCGATCGACTACGAAGAGATGAAGAATATCTTTACGGCGGGCTACGGCTCGATTCCCGATGCAGGTCTGGTACCCCAGGGCACTCTCTACTACAAAGAGACAAGAACACTTGCCTATGACGTGAACAAATCAAGAGACCTTCTGGACGCGGCCGGTTTCAAGGACACGGACGGTGACGGGTTCCGCGAGGCTCTAGGCGGCAAAAAGTTCCAGCCGGTGCTTTCGACGCGCAGTGATATGGCAGACAACGTCCGGGCTGTCGAGATGCTGAAGAAGTACCTGAACGCAGTCGGCATCGATGTACAGCTCAAGGTCATGGACCGTACGTCCTTTAGTAATTCCCTTGACTTCGACAAGACGCATGAGATGGCGCTAACTCGGACAACGTATTGGGGCATGCAGATGTGTGCGGGTTACGGGTCGGGTTACATCGACCAGCGTTTCTATGGCTGGTCAATGGTTAACGACTCGAAGTTCCAGACCATCGTGGACCAGCTCACGTCGACCATCGACAAGGACAAGCGCAAAGCCCTGGCCGGTCAGATTCAGGACTACTATGCCGATGAGATGCCGGCGATTGCCGTGTACAACATGGACATCATACAGCCGTACAACAAGAACTATGCGGGATGGGTCTACAACCCGTACAACGGTGTCCTGAACTACGACACGCTATTTAGCCTGCATAAAGTATGA